The bacterium genome includes a region encoding these proteins:
- a CDS encoding JAB domain-containing protein → MTKRKHEALTFDVKVLPPPTVPPASWAEARADYKRGPVISSPEDVAAYFKQYIGGKDTEAFLTMYLDHRNHVLDVVLNQEGTVDHTAVYPREVLKKALDLKATGIIFSHNHPAGSLEPSEGDKALTRQILTGARALGITVHDHLIVTHEGHFSFRQAGLLV, encoded by the coding sequence ATGACGAAGAGAAAACACGAAGCGCTAACATTCGACGTGAAGGTGTTACCCCCGCCAACGGTTCCCCCGGCTTCCTGGGCCGAAGCTAGGGCCGACTACAAGAGGGGGCCGGTCATATCTAGCCCCGAGGACGTGGCCGCCTACTTCAAGCAATACATCGGCGGAAAAGATACGGAAGCCTTCCTGACCATGTACCTGGACCACCGGAACCATGTTTTGGACGTGGTGCTGAATCAGGAGGGGACCGTGGACCACACCGCCGTCTATCCCCGGGAGGTCCTCAAGAAGGCCCTGGACTTGAAGGCAACGGGCATTATTTTCAGCCATAACCACCCAGCAGGGAGCTTGGAGCCTTCCGAAGGGGACAAGGCCTTAACCCGCCAAATTTTGACCGGGGCCAGGGCCTTGGGCATTACCGTCCACGACCACCTAATCGTGACCCATGAGGGACACTTTTCCTTCCGCCAAGCCGGGCTTTTGGTCTAG